Within Labrus bergylta chromosome 18, fLabBer1.1, whole genome shotgun sequence, the genomic segment tgtttttttcttcaataagCCCTCAGCGATGTATCTGTGCTATATAGTGCATTTGTTGTCTTATTTAATGAACAAGAAATTCTCTTTGAGACTGTTCCCTACGATTCAGTTCTGAGTCTCTCAGGCAGAACAATGCTGTaggacagtgtgtgtgcttttgtgctTTATGTGGAGCAGAGAAAATGAGCAGTGCTCTGCATTGCCAGCCAAATTAACTGGTAACTAGGACCTATTGGCAAGCAGTGGACAGGCCTGAGGCTGTAGGTCAATATGCTAGCTGAGCTTGCACCATTTGTTTGTCCGTTGGAGCTCTGTATGGGTCAATGTCTGTATATtggttttcacattttttgtctgttttattaatTGAAGAATAGATCAATTTAAACCTGTaccaaaaaatacagaaattatTCCTTGACTTGTGTCACTGTGATGGAGGTGGTggtgtgtttcttttctgtatGGTCAATAGTGGGCCTATCAGGCTTCCATACTTACCTAATCAGCTCAAACCAGACGACCAATGAAGATGTGAGTATAAATAAACACTTCATATCAGTatgaatttgaatgtttttttttgttgatcatTTGAACCCTGTGCTGGATTCAGAATACCTGACTTTTCAGTGCGGATAATAAGtatcatctgtttttttgtggcaACGGTTAAAAGTCGTGGTCTTCTTTTAAGCTACAATTTTGTAAcctaaaacaacatttttatatattttgtaaaattgaaaaagaagaagaaaatatttctaaacTGAGAATCACTTGTGTGATATGTCAtgaggaaataaatcaaaaatgttaGCATAAGGAAATCAACAGGACAAActatataatacattttatttctacaAAGAAAGTATTCAAAGGGATTTAAGCATGttggtctctgtctctgtgttttttgccAAAACGTGTTGATGTTGTGTGGTCTTTTCTAGATAAAAGGGTCCTGGTCTTCTAAAAGAGGGAAAGACAACTATAACCCGTACAGCCATGGCAATATATTCACCAACTGCTGTGCGGCGCTGTGTGGACCCCTTCCACCGAGGTATGTGAAaagaatgtttttatgaatgattTATTCCCAGATGCCTGGCTGAGGACATTTAACCCAGTTCATTAACAGTTTTAGAGAATTCATTCTGAAGCTTTTCATGTAAAgagaccccccccacacacacacacacacacacacacacacacacacacacacacacacacacacgcacacacaatatAACATTTAGTCTGAAATAGATCTGTCCTTTAGGCGAGGAGCTGCAGTGAACGGAGCCTGCTTGCTGCCTTCTCTCTATACTCGTCTTCTAAGAAACCGCTGGAGTGGAAAGGATTTTAACAAAATCTGAGATCAGAGTCAGCTTCATATGCTAGATTTCTACCTTGAGCTGTTCATGTGATCAAACTGAAAGATAACCCCACTGTCACATCTACTTTTAATGTCCATGTGACTTTTATGTCAGTACCAGTGTTTCCTGCCAGCTACTTAAATGAagataattataattatatattttaagatatattttgggggctttttgtgccttttttggagagacaggacagtggacagagccgcaaatcagggaaagagagtagggaatgacatgcgggaaaggagccacaggtgggattcgaacccggtccgcccgcttggaggaccatggcttccatacatggggcgggCGCACTAAgcactgcaccactgcaccaccccaacttaaaattattttaacCAGAAGTTCCCTTAACTCATCCATGAAACTGCAGCTCTTACTTCCTCTCATTAAAcacctccttttttctttcgTCATGGTTAGAAATGTGTTCATGCTGGAGCCAGATTCCTACTATCTGCTCTTATCTTAACCAACCACTTAGATGATATAACCCTCTCTGTGACGAGGTAAGACGTCACGCATCTCTTAGCCTTCAGAACTTTGAGCCTTAAGCTTTACCTTTTGCTTTGCACTTATTTCACCACAAGTATGAACAAAAAGATAGAGACACATACAGACTATATTTGAGCACATGCATGCAGTGCCATCTAAAGGTAGAtcaacaaatgaaacaaaaaaaaaaatgatgtgggCTTTGATCACTATTCTGTCCATGCATGTGGCCTTGAAAGCCATAAGTCACCGATTATGATTGCAGTGGGTGGCAAAGGAGAGTCCTCAGTGAACAGTTGGCTGCCATCTgggcatgtttgtgtgtatttgtggcCAATCACTGGCATTGTTAAGCTAAGTCTACCATTAAAATAAAGGATTGTTTCACCTCAGCCTCAAACTATGCATGCAATGCTCCctctcacaaacaaacatgcacagagacAAAAGCCTCTTGCATTTCATTCCCTGCTGAGACACTGACTCACATTTTCTAATGcatcatccttttttttatgttcttttccTCCAAGCCGCATTTGCAGACGTTCCGGTATGCATTACCAGCAACCCAAGCTGATGCTGGAGGTTCCTGCAGTTTTATTTGGGATTCTAGCAAACCATTTCCACCTGAATCCAGCTCAGTCTAGCTGGAACACACTGTCAACACACTCTGCATTAAATGATTACAATGCTTGCCCTGTTGaacaacacagctgtgtgtttatgtgtgtggtGGAGACTGCTCTGTGTCAGCTATACCTCTATCTGACAGATAAATAATCATTTGCACATACAGCTGGTCTATGACCTCACATGTGCACATACATAACAAGAGTTCAGCAGGTTGTCGTCTAACCAGCTGTGTCAGAGTTCGCCCATATTTACGACGGGACAGAAACAATGATTGACTCTAGTGCTTCATTAGAGGAGCTCTCAgatttattaagcagagatgaCTTTCCACGGTTGTGTGACCGTGAGAGAGTGTTTAGAAGATTTGGGTGTAAAGACTCAGATGTTGAGGCGTGTACACAGTAATACAGCACACATGCTTTAACACACTGTTGTCTCATCAGCAGAGTGTAACCACTGACACACAAGGTCATTCGTAGATTCAGCTTCAGTCAGTCAAAGTGTCTGACTGTTTCATTTGTACATCTGCATGTTTAAGCTTTCAGTGCGCTGAACAATCAATTTGATTAAACTGCTGGACTGTATTTAATCTGTTCTTGTTCATGCCATTTGTTTAATTATATTTGTGAGTGagtggctcagtggtggagttttttttttttaacctttattttaccaggtaGTCTCATTGAGATTTTGTTATCTCTTCTTCAAGAGAGACCTGGGTACATCAGTGgcaataaaaccaaaaaaacatcgAAGTACAgacatcaaaacacaaagtagATGCATGGCcagcacacacaacaacatcatacaaacacattcaagCCAAGTGTCCAATGCAGGGCTATTAACATAGACATCCCTTAATCTGAAGGTTGGCAGTTCAATCCCAGTTCCTACAGTCCATATGTTacagtgtccttgggcaagacacatactgtatgtgtgtccaTAGAATAAGTTCATACTGATGTGTGCTTTACATAGCATCCTCTTCCTTcagtgtgcacatgtgtgtgaaAGGGAGATGTTGAATGTATTCTAAAAGTGTTGTGAGTcttcagaagactagaaaagaactgtGTATgtgcagtccatttaccattttcctctttctttttttctctctggttAGTCTCATCGACAGGCGGGGCTACATCCAATCAGATACACCGCAGCTGGCACCACCGACCAATGGCATCACTATGTACGGTGCCACACAGTCACAGCAGAGCCACATGGTAAGACCCTTGCATGCCTTTTTAAGATACCACCATCAGGTTAATACCTTTTATGAACGTAAATAATTGTTAATTATCATAAGTAGTGGTAGACCAGTAGGTCAGGTTCTGGATGGACAAACACAGTTTCAGTAGAAGGCTGTTTAACATGAGGTGTGCTGGTTCTGCTTGAGGAGACTATAAACATCTTAGCTGGTTTTATTAGGTGTCTGAATGTTTCTTATTGTAGTTGTAAACATCAGCCATTCACCATTGGTTTAATCACAGGTCTGTATAACTTGGGCAAGGCAGGGAGGGCAAAGGCTAGATGTGGTCAAAGAACAGCTGTACTTAATTCTTTGTGactctgtttcatgttttggCTTAGAAAAGGACAAATGTTGAACCCCTCTATTTAACTTACCCAGTTCGGTTCTGTCATCCTATTAGACTGAAACTGATGAAATGCTCAAGACTGCATAGAGCGTGCTAGTGAAGTTATCAATATTTTATGTGTAGCCCCATGTTGCCAGTAAATTAGGTCAATAGTACAAGGAaggtccctgtgtgtgtgtgtgtgtgtgcgtgcgtgtgtgtgtgtcctgaaatCACTGAGCTTACATAAATGTTCTCTCTTATTTCAGTCATACCCCTTTCTTTAGTTTTGCTCATTAATCAAGCACTGTATTTCAGATTGAGGGCCCAGTTGTGCATATAAATTCATATGAATCAGAATTcatgaaatctgtttttttaaactgatctTTTTCTGACAAGattcaattattattttgacaGAACTGACCCAAATGATTGGCAAATATTTAATTCCTGTCTGAGATATTCTCATTAATTTTGCCGTATACACTACTCGTAATATTATATTGAGTAAAAGAATCAACAAAGGCAAGCTTATTTAGATTTCCATTCTCATTCTGATAGCACTCATTCATGATAATGAAAGTCCTCTAAATTATGACTGAAGAGTATAGCAATACACCAGTCAACACCAAGTCACTTGAGCTTTTCATCGAGATAAACAGATGAAGTCTCAGCATCTAGGCCTGGATCAACCCTGGaggtaaacacactcacaagtTTAGCACTGACAGTTTTGATGTGACCAGCTCCTCTCCCGAGTACATAAACAACGGCTTTCTTTTTCCGACTGAGAGAAGCAGAGCGTACGTTTGTCAGAGCAGCAGTATTCTCTGGTCGTCGCCCTTATTTCACAACATTCTCCATTCGACTCCACTTTGGAGAGCCCAGAAAATCCTCGATAATCtacctggatttttttttttttataagaagaagaagatatcctcCATTAATCCCTCGAGGGGAAATTTCATTTTCCACTCTGTTGTTGAGAAATtctatacacacatgcacaatcagGATCCTATATACATgaattaatggagagatgtcagagtgaggggatGCACCTCGGCAATGCTCAGGATGGAAACTGGCACCTCtctagctaccagaccaatttcctgATATTGTcagcaccgggacttgaactggtgactcTCCGGTTCCACACTCATTCATTACTTTTAGGCAACCCTTTATGTTGTTTACGTCTTTCTGTGGCCACTGTCTAGTGGTGCAGAGTTTAAATTCACTCAGTCAAAAGAGTTTGTGGCCATTATGACCAGCTTGTCCTGACTCAGTGTCTtgatttttaacccttttttaATTTACCTTTACTGCAAAAGTTTAGCAACTCATCAGCTAAattaagaaatgtgttttcagaacccttttttttttcttaacaatggGTTATCAATTTTTCCACCCAAGAAACATAAGAGCAGGAACCATACAAGTATAACATATGTGTATTAGACCTTCTTGTTGCTGAAAgtagatttgttgtttgttgtttggcaGTCTTGGAGAGAATAGCTGGTCCCAAGACGAGGACATTGTAGTGAGCTCACCAACCAGTTTCCCTCTGGGGCCTGAATAGAAGCAACAAGTCCTCTGTTGTTCAGTGTTCCCGTTAGCATCACACATTACATGCTAGATTTAAGGCCTATTCACTCACATCCACTAAAGGTCTTTTACTGGTGCCCTCCCTGCGTTCCACAGTCATCCTGTTGTTCTCGTTTAAACTCGATGTCACCCTGTCACTTCTCATTGAGACGTTGAACAGGAATGTGATCTGTCTTCAGGTCCTGAATGTGTGGACTGCCTGAGTGGAGGCTGAGAGCTGTAGGAACATTCCCTCACGTTAGCACATTCAGAAATAACTGCCATCTGTTTTCCATAGTGATCGGGATGAGCAGCTTAAGCTGTCCTATTGTGCCCGCTGGTGGACATTTATCTGTAACCTCATTCAGTCAGCTTCTTACTTCATATATTTATTGTATGTATTAAAGCTATATAATTATGTATTCAATCTAAACCATATATGATAAGTATTACTCATCAAGACAAACAAGTCCTAGGATTTGactaaacatttgaaaacatggCCATTGCTCCAGGATGATGTTTAGGctggctgtattttttttttatagagctaagctaaaaacaacaacagagtttGCATTTGTTCAACAGAAGCCCGATTATTTCTCTGATAGGTGCTTTAGTGTGTGATACAGCTTTGGTCCACAGACTGGTATGTTGAAGTCATTACACCTCAATaacattcaacctttatttggGATTTGATTTTTCAGAGGAAAGAAGTGTTAGGGCACCTTTAACTGGGTCTGTGGGCTTCACTCCCattgagaagaaataaaagactgaagtgagatgaacagactgagaatgttttcttatttgaccAAAAAGTTCTTGATTTGgtttaattttgtggacataatatgcTGTTCAAAAAGACCAAAACACCCTCAATACAGTGAATATTAAAGCTATTTTTATACCCACAAAGACTGCTACTTCATCTACCACAATGTCATTATCCATACAGTGATGAGACACTAATAACCATTGATCATTTTCAACTCTCTGCATAAACAATGCTAAaccatgtttatttattctcttAGAGATTCATGCGAACAACACGTAAACCTTGTTGATTCTGCATATTaatgataaaacaaagaacagaaaGGCCTTTCTTGTACTTAGTGGATTTTGCTCAGGGCCCGTTCATCCAAATATACACCTTTTAATCAAGTAGCACATTTGTACAATGTTTGTTGTCACCTCCTCTGTCCCGGCAGATAGTAGTGTGATGTCAGAAATAACTCCAGACTGCTGCAGTCTCCTAACCTGATTCAGCTTTCTAGTCTTTAAACTTGTTAAAAGGTTGAACATGTATGCTGGCAGATGTCACATCatatttctttgatttgtttctcttgaatttgacTGAATAATTACTTTAtatataaaatcataaaatgacttGATATAAATCGCTGACTGGTAAATCAGTGTACAATGTTGCACAAACTGACGTATGAATGTGTGATTGGGAATGAATGGGATCAGTTGATACtaatggacactttacatagcagcctctgccactgtgtgaatgtgtaggtgtgacctgtggtgtagaAGTGCTTAGAGTAGTCAGAAACTAGAACGGTTCTGTACAAGCTTGAGTCCATTTACCAAAAAGCATTGAGTCCCTGCAGACGTCTTAAAGAAGAACATTCATTTTTGcagctttgaaaagaaaaaatgattcATGTGATTATCAAAGCGGTTGGcaattatttttcaatcaatttACCAAATTTTAGTTGACTTACGTTCTGTTCTTCAGAAAAGACCTTTTGGTAAACTACTGTTTTTCTGTTCCTGAACAAATTAGTGTTAGAACGTTAATGTAGGATTTCTTTATTTAGGAAATACAGTTATGTCTTTCTTCTTGTATCCCCATTGCATATTGCTTTCTGCTTTCCAAGCTGAGTCTCTCAGCATTCTATGGTCATATTGTTCTTtgtggttctgtgtgtgtgtctacttcGGGGGATGGATGTGGCTGAGTTAGTCTGCCTATGAATCTTTATAAAACACGGGCTTCAATAACCGAGACCTGaatgctctgagaccgagacaagaccaagacatacagGGGTCGAGGCCGAGTCAataccaagaccataaatatcaatgaaaaatcatcatcttgtgtttagggggcgtcaATCAtttagactgtaacaccggAAAGGTTGCAGCCGTAACCGGGGGGGCAAaccaaactacaaatgaattgaagtgatTTGTTTTAGAAAGTGGtgtttttccttctaatcatAGTAAGGACATGAGAAAGAAGCCCATTAGTGGCGgtcttgattttaaatatgGACTCCGTCCAAATGCCTgcgattccgagacgagactgAGACCTTTAAAAAAGTGGGCTCTAGACCGGTCTTAAGACAAAGACCAATCTCGAGTACCACAACACTAGGCTTCAAAATAGAACATGACAAAGAACTGCATAACCTGTTTCACTGCAGTCCCTTTCATTAAATGTCTCACACGATTGATGACGTAGCAACATGGCTGTGAGTGAGGTTTGTCATTTCAGTCCAATAAGCACAGTTCAGGTCAGTCTTCTCAATCACCTAAAGAGAGGACAAGCTCATTCAGGTGATAAGTCACCGATAAGAAGACTGATAATTCCTAGAATCACATCTTTTCTCATGCCAAAGGTGGCTCAACTCCTGTTTAAACCACATGTGTAATCTGCTCTTTTAGGTCAGTGAGATTGAGACAGAAAGGTGAGATGTCAGGTGACATTTTTGCGCCTCAAACTTTGCGTGAGTCAGACTCTTTGTGTTGGTTTGTGATGGAGGGAGGCATTTGATgaattttcttatttctttccGAGGCTTTTCAACTCCTGTCATCTGTGTGGTTTGTCATGTCTTATACACGAGTGGTTGGTGGTGATGAAGGGCTAATGGAGCTAAAGCTAATCTCCCTGAAGCTAATGTATGGTATTGATGATATTCCTAACCCAGTTTTCTGCTCCAGTTTTACATTTGGGATTTCCACATTAAAGCAAGGCTGTACTGATCAATAGGCCATGAGCACGACCTTTTAGCCTCGTGTTTTTAACTCTGACCTGGGCCCTATTTTCACTGGGGTGGAAGAACAATCTGGTGCTGGTTCTGTGTGTGGCTCTGCATTTTAACAAGGGTACTAACatatttgttctttctttttcttccccttatCAAATCACTGATCCCCCCCCCTCTGCTGTCTGTCCACATATTGTTTTTCTTGATCCTGTGTGGCGTTTCTCCTCTATTCCTCCATCTAATTTTCAACTCTGCCTCACTCCTCTTCTATTTCCGTCCTTCACCTCCTGCATTTTCTTTATCTCTGTGACTTTTGCATCCACTACTGTTCTCTATCTCCTGCTTCCTGCCGCTTTCTCTCAGTGTGACCAAGACCAGTGCATTCAGAGCACCAAATTCGTTTTACAGGCCGCCGCCACacctctcctccagcagcagagcAGTGAGCCCGTCATCCTGACCACTTCCCCTGAAAATGGAGGAGCTCTAACTGGCCGCACGTCCCTCACCCTTGGTGGCCCGTGCACATCACTCCCTCTCGGCCAGCCCACCCCTCCAACGTCCACTCCCAGCCTAAGCCTTCACGAGGCCACTGACATGATGCAGATCCATGGACACGGCCACACGCTTAACCACAGCCACCCACTGCAGGAGCCCGGAGCCCACCACCACTTTCTCACTCCAGAGGAGGTGCCCTCGCCACCAGGTATGCTTCCCTGCGGAAGCCCACTTGGTCACAGCCACACGGTGCAGACTGGCTTTTACAACCCCGCCAGTCAGGACTCCCTACACGAGGACTCTGTCCGAGGACTGGTTAAGCTCAGCTCTGTTTGACAGTGGGACCCCCAGAACACATGCATCTGTGAAAACTTCTCTGTGCCACTTTTGTGCCAGCTCGCTCTCACCCTGAATTACTTTACCTTTGTCTCCTCTGCAGGACTAGAGAACTGAAAAAGGCTGTGGTTTAAATTCAGCTGCTAGAAACTAAGAGGAATTTAACTGAACTGGAGTGAAACCTGTTGTCCTCAGCCAATGGTCTTGCCAAACCACTTTGGAAATGACAGAGATGTATTTCTGGTATGATGGCCTGTATTAAAGCTCAGACATGCCCTTTTTTAATTCAAGGGAAGCATAATCTGTTTGCTCCAGGAAACATGATGGTGAGTTTCTTCATCAAAGTGGCATATGTCTGTGAGCCAtgtcaagcaaaaaaaaaaaacacgttttgACAGTACTTGACAATTTTGGGGAAAAATGAATTTCTGTCAATGAATCAAAGGTCCAGCAGGTTTTTTTGTACAACCAACTCTAGCCTTTTTGCCTGTTGCTGATTGGACAGcatattttgcctttttttgttttttttctcttcgaTGTTCTCAGCAGTGCAATGGTTGATGTCATAATGTTGCATATCATCCTGCTTTTTCTATGTTGAAAATATAAGAGACTGTTGTACTGAACCATGGTAATTACAAATTGTATTTCCTGTGGATATTAATAAAACACCAACTTTTTATCAGATACGATAGCATTAGACTTCAGGTCAAGAGGGAGAATCATGTGTTCAAAAATACTTCCTTAAAAGTTTATCTTGTGACAGATGACTGAGGCCAGTAggcttaaaggtcccatattatgctttttctggttttatatgctcttttagtgtgttttccaagtgtcctgtgcatgtttaggcacaatCTATGTTCACAAtcagtaaatgaaaacagacacttttttcgaacttcagctattgtgaacgtacagaagtaggtacatagattaaatatacgaaccccaaaaagggcagaatatgggctctttaaatcaGAGAGTACAAACATGCTCGCCTGAATGCTGCTGAAAACTTCTGGATTTCAAACAAGGTAAGCCTTTATTTTATAAAGTCTCTCAGTCATCCTGACAGAAGTCCTGGTTAGGCCTCGAACAAAAACGAGCTGTGCAGACATTAGAAAGTTTCTATTAATCGTTATTAAAGGTAGTTTATGGTATGAACAGAGAATCACATTTTTGAAGCTATCAGAGAAGGTGTCTGGCTGGGGAAAAGTTGTCACACAGTATAAGCTCTCTTCTTCCACCCTGTGCCTGAGCAGGAGTACTgcagttaaattaaaaacaggaaaacacaagtTACActacaaagaacaaacagatCACTTGTAAAATACACAATACACTGTGACTCTTCTAAAATGTAACTCAGATATGACTACACTTAATGTGAGctggtttttgtgtgtgaagaaCTTGAACAGATTACTGAGACTCTGCCGTTCAGAGAGCAGAGCATTGTGTAACCCATTCTTTTGGTTTTACAGCCAGCAACTTTCCTGTTCAAATGAGCTCTGCCTGCTATCATTGATCGTGTTTCCAAAACTCATACGGTCTTATTTCAgtctaaaaacatttaaatgtgctAAAAGATTAACATCAAGCTATGTGGAAGTTAGTCACATCTTATTCCTGATGTTGCGTTTGGTCTGCTAGGTGTGTAAATGAACCACTCCTTGAGTCATACGTACAAACGTTTATGTAAAATGAATAATAGAGCATCATGTCACATGAAAAAGTGGAAACAAAATGATAATAACATATTTATTagttaataaatcatttatgATACATAAGGAACATTTTTCATACATATCTTACAACAATTACAACAAACATTgtcaaaggaaaataaataccagtattcatttttttttttttcaggatgttttttttgttaaatatttggAGCAGAATTGATCATTGCAGCGCAGAGTGGGAGCGTAGGTTAACAAGTGATGGTCACAGATGCAGGCATGTACAATAGTCTAAGACTTGCGTAAAGATTgcaaaaatgtttctgaatatTCATATATTGAGCTGACCCTGTACTGCGCAGTGCTCGACCTCTGCTGCACTGTTACTTGTTCAGTGGATTTAAATGGCGAGTGCATGAACACACTTTGATGTGTTTCAGAACCCTCAGGATTATGACCTTTTAAAGTACAATGAGTTCAAGAGTAAAGAATGAAACAAAGAAATTGAAGCGTGCCATTAGAAGACACGTCCTATTTACTTGAGAAAAAAATGCTCTGAAGCATTTTAGATTTTCTGTACAAGAAACACATGTTCAGTGGGCCTCTGAAAGAATGGAGCCCTTCAGTATCATTCATTGTCTGTAATCAATGTCCATATTGGCATTTAAACAAAGCCAGTACTTGAGAGtgctttttcatatttacacacatgtCCTGTTTTGAATATACAGTGCACTAAGGGAACATCACAGCAGAGATGCACTAAAGACAGAATAAGAAACAAACTAAGGCAAACCTAAGCTGTAGCTGTAAACAGTCATGGTGGCTAACACCCCGATGCTCCAGAGCAGCTAACTCTCATGCACCAGTCGACACAGACCATAAACACTCGGTAGTCAGGCCTGTTCATTGTCCTTGTTTGCTAACAA encodes:
- the LOC109981297 gene encoding palmitoyltransferase ZDHHC14 isoform X1, with the translated sequence MHLGVSESMRECEYSQISTRSSTPMETPYKKKTQKKRKWESFPGRNKFYCDGRIMMAKQTGVFYLTLVLILVTCGLFFTFDCPFLALQLTPVIPVIGGVLFLFVLGTLLRTSFSDPGVLPRATPDEAADLERQIDVANGSTGYRPPPRTKEVAINGQTVKLKYCFTCKIFRPPRASHCSLCDNCVERFDHHCPWVGNCVGRRNYRFFYMFILSLSFLTIFIFAFVITHIILRSHQHGFLSALKDSPASVMEVVVCFFSVWSIVGLSGFHTYLISSNQTTNEDIKGSWSSKRGKDNYNPYSHGNIFTNCCAALCGPLPPSLIDRRGYIQSDTPQLAPPTNGITMYGATQSQQSHMCDQDQCIQSTKFVLQAAATPLLQQQSSEPVILTTSPENGGALTGRTSLTLGGPCTSLPLGQPTPPTSTPSLSLHEATDMMQIHGHGHTLNHSHPLQEPGAHHHFLTPEEVPSPPGMLPCGSPLGHSHTVQTGFYNPASQDSLHEDSVRGLVKLSSV
- the LOC109981297 gene encoding palmitoyltransferase ZDHHC14 isoform X2, with protein sequence MHLGVSESMRECEYSQISTRSSTPMETPYKKKTQKKRKWESFPGRNKFYCDGRIMMAKQTGVFYLTLVLILVTCGLFFTFDCPFLALQLTPVIPVIGGVLFLFVLGTLLRTSFSDPGVLPRATPDEAADLERQIDVANGSTGYRPPPRTKEVAINGQTVKLKYCFTCKIFRPPRASHCSLCDNCVERFDHHCPWVGNCVGRRNYRFFYMFILSLSFLTIFIFAFVITHIILRSHQHGFLSALKDSPASVMEVVVCFFSVWSIVGLSGFHTYLISSNQTTNEDIKGSWSSKRGKDNYNPYSHGNIFTNCCAALCGPLPPSLIDRRGYIQSDTPQLAPPTNGITMYGATQSQQSHMAAATPLLQQQSSEPVILTTSPENGGALTGRTSLTLGGPCTSLPLGQPTPPTSTPSLSLHEATDMMQIHGHGHTLNHSHPLQEPGAHHHFLTPEEVPSPPGMLPCGSPLGHSHTVQTGFYNPASQDSLHEDSVRGLVKLSSV